TGTTCCATCCAATGACATTACATTGTTCCACTTCTCCTGTTCCATTTTGACAGCATCATCAAACAGAACTGAAGAAACAGCATCCGCGCTCTTTTCAAGGCCATTGATGTAACGGATTGCGTTAGGACCAGCGACCATTCCGCCATAGATTGCAGACAGCAGGGAGTTGGCCCCAAGACGGTTCGCACCGTGCTGTGAGTAATCTACTTCACCAGCTGCAAACAGGCCAGGAATATTTGTCATCTGATCATAGTCAACCCACAGTCCACCCATAGAATAGTGAACAGCAGGGAAGATTTTCATAGGAACTTTTCTTGGATCGTCTCCCATGAATTTTTCATAAATTTCAATGATTCCGCCAAGCTTGATGTCAAGCTCTTTAGGATCCTTATGTGAAAGGTCAAGATATACCATGTTTTCGCCGTTGATGCCGAGCTTCTGGCTTACGCACACATCGAAGATTTCACGTGTAGCGATATCACGAGGCACAAGGTTTCCGTAAGCTGGATATTTCTCTTCAAGGAAATACCAAGGCTTACCGTCCTTGTAAGTCCATACTCGTCCACCTTCTCCACGTGCAGATTCACTCATTAGGCGAAGTTTGTCATCACCAGGAATTGCCGTTGGGTGAATCTGGATGAATTCTCCGTTAGCATAATATCCGCCCTGCTGATAAACGATTGCAGCAGCTGAACCCGTATTGATTACTGAGTTCGTTGTTTTACCGAAAATGATACCAGGTCCACCAGTTGCCATGATGACGGCATCAGCAGCAAATGATTTGATTTCCATTGAAGTCAGGTTTTGTGCTACCACCCCGCGGCAGACACCTTCCTCATCCTTAACTATTCCAAGGAATTCCCATCCTTCATACTTTGTGACCAAACCAGCCACTTCATGGCGGCGGACTTGCTCATCCAAAGCATAAAGAAGCTGCTGTCCAGTTGTCGCACCAGCAAATGCTGTACGGTGATGCTGTGTACCTCCGAAACGGCGGAAGTCCAGCAATCCTTCAGGTGTACGGTTGAACATTACACCCATACGGTCAAGAAGGTGGATGATTCCTGGTGCTGCTTCAGCCATTGCTTTTACAGGCGGCTGGTTTGCAAGGAAGTCACCGCCATAAACTGTATCATCAAAGTGCTCCCAAGGAGAGTCACCTTCACCTTTTGTATTTACTGCGCCGTTAATTCCGCCCTGTGCACAAACAGAGTGGGAACGTTTTACCGGCACAAGAGAAAACAGTTCAACAGGAGTTCCTGTTTCTGCAACTTTTATAGTAGCCATTAAGCCAGCCAAACCGCCGCCGACTACGATAACCTTACCTTTACTCATCGTGACTCACTCCCTTAAATCCAAGTCTGTCTTTCATATCCCTAAAAAAGTAATTCTATTTCTCAGCCTAAGCTGCACATTATTTGTTCATTTATTTCAGAAATGAGCTTATACAAACGCCAGGATCGCGCGGACTCCAACAATGGAAAGCGCAATGAAAACCCCGATTGTGATATAAGTAGAAATCACTTGTGAACGTGGTGTAACAGTGATTCCCCAGCTTACGAGGAAAGACCATAATCCGTTTGCGAAGTGGAAAGTGGTAGAAATTACACCAATTAAATAGAACCATAGCATGAATGGAGTTGATAGAATAGTCTCCATCATCTGGAAGTTAACATCTGCACCAAAGGCTGCGGCAATACGTGTTTCCCATACATGCCATGCCACAAAGACCAATGTGATGACCCCGGATACACGCTGGAGCATGAACATCCAGTTTCTGAAATGGCCATATTGGCCTATATTGTTTTTAGCTGTAAAAGCAATATATAGACCGTAAATTGCATGGAATAATAATGGTAAGAAGATAATGAAGATTTCTAGAAAGTACCTGAAAGGCAACTGCTCCATAAAATGTGCTGCGTTATTAAATGATTCTTCTCCCCCTGTAGCAAAATGGTTTACTACAAGGTGCTGCGTTAGGAATAGACCTACTGGAATAACACCCAGTAAAGAATGCAGCCTCCGCCAATAAAACTCTTGTCTACCTGCCATAAGTATACCCCCCTGAAATTTGGCCGTGATGTCCAGGCTTCTCTCCCCATCCCTATTAACCTAAGAGACTGATTAAACCTAACATCAAAAAAAAATAAGTATTTCTTACAATTATGTGACATGTTCATTTTACTCCCATCATAATAGAGCGTCAAGAAAACGGATACATAAAAATGCTTATATAAATAAAATTTTTAAAATATATTGGTATTGTAAAAATCCCACTTTTTAATCATTCCAAGCCCTGAAAGGTTATATTAAAATAACACTATTGCCCTTTTACAACCATTTAAAAAAATAAATTTTTGAAATTCCAAGTTACGGGTATGGTATAAACATGGAAAAAAATTATAAAATCTTTAAGGAAACAAAATTTAACAGTCTTTAATTTTTACCATCGCCGGTTGTTTTCTTGGCAAATTGTTTATAATAGATTAATAGAAAGAGGGGAGAACATGAGCGAAACAACAACTTCTGAACAAAAGACCGAAAGCAAGCCTCTTGCTGTTTCTGCTTTCGGATATGAATTGATCAGGGACGAGCTTTTAGCGGAACTGCTCGGCAAAGACACACCTGAAATCCTTTACTGGGCCGGCAAAAGGCTCGCGCGCAAATATCCATTATCAAGCCTGGAGGAGACGATCCACTTTTTCCTGGAAGCGGGCTGGGGTCATCTCACCGTCAAAGAAGAATCACGAAAAGAAATGCTGCTCCAACTCAGCAGCGAACTGATTTCCTCCCGACTCAAAAAAAATCCAAACGCAACCTTCCAGCTCGAAGCGGGATTCATCGCCCAGCAAATTGAACACCAGAAAAAAGTAACAGCAGAAGCCTTCGAACACCCGAATAAAAAATCATTGAAAATCCTGTTCACAATCAAGTGGGATAAGACTGATATTATAGAGTGAATGGAAAAAGCAGAAGCTTTAACAAGATACTGTTTTATAATGCCAGCTTTATCTTAAGGGTTACTGCGCACGAATTTGGAAAAAATTTCGAAATTCGGTCGCAGTAACCTTTTTATTGTGGCTGGAATTTGAGCTATTACGGTTTTTCTAGCGCAATACATTTTGTTTGCCCTCCATACTGATACAATGACCAATTTAGAGGCACATACTAATCTTCGGGCACATGTTCCTCTTACTTGTTACCGAACCCTTTTGTTCCTCCACTTTTCGGGCACATGTTCTTCTTACTTGTTACCGAAATCTTTTGCTCCTCCACTTTTCGGGCACATGTTCCTCTTACTTGTTACCGAACCCTTTTGCTCCTCCACTTTTCGGGCACATGTTCCTCTTACTTGTTCCCGAAACCTTTTGTTCCTCCACTTTTCGGGCACATGTTCCTCTTACTTGTTACCGAAATCTTTTGCTC
The nucleotide sequence above comes from Mesobacillus jeotgali. Encoded proteins:
- a CDS encoding YslB family protein, with protein sequence MSETTTSEQKTESKPLAVSAFGYELIRDELLAELLGKDTPEILYWAGKRLARKYPLSSLEETIHFFLEAGWGHLTVKEESRKEMLLQLSSELISSRLKKNPNATFQLEAGFIAQQIEHQKKVTAEAFEHPNKKSLKILFTIKWDKTDIIE
- a CDS encoding succinate dehydrogenase cytochrome b558 subunit, producing MAGRQEFYWRRLHSLLGVIPVGLFLTQHLVVNHFATGGEESFNNAAHFMEQLPFRYFLEIFIIFLPLLFHAIYGLYIAFTAKNNIGQYGHFRNWMFMLQRVSGVITLVFVAWHVWETRIAAAFGADVNFQMMETILSTPFMLWFYLIGVISTTFHFANGLWSFLVSWGITVTPRSQVISTYITIGVFIALSIVGVRAILAFV
- the sdhA gene encoding succinate dehydrogenase flavoprotein subunit → MSKGKVIVVGGGLAGLMATIKVAETGTPVELFSLVPVKRSHSVCAQGGINGAVNTKGEGDSPWEHFDDTVYGGDFLANQPPVKAMAEAAPGIIHLLDRMGVMFNRTPEGLLDFRRFGGTQHHRTAFAGATTGQQLLYALDEQVRRHEVAGLVTKYEGWEFLGIVKDEEGVCRGVVAQNLTSMEIKSFAADAVIMATGGPGIIFGKTTNSVINTGSAAAIVYQQGGYYANGEFIQIHPTAIPGDDKLRLMSESARGEGGRVWTYKDGKPWYFLEEKYPAYGNLVPRDIATREIFDVCVSQKLGINGENMVYLDLSHKDPKELDIKLGGIIEIYEKFMGDDPRKVPMKIFPAVHYSMGGLWVDYDQMTNIPGLFAAGEVDYSQHGANRLGANSLLSAIYGGMVAGPNAIRYINGLEKSADAVSSVLFDDAVKMEQEKWNNVMSLDGTENAYVLHKELGEWMTDNVTVVRYNDRLKKTDEKIVELMERYKNININDTAKWSNQGAVFTRQLQNMLQLARVITIGAYNRNESRGAHYKPEFPDRNDEDFLKTTMAKFVDANSAPAFHYEDVDTSLIQPRKRDYSKKKGE